A window from Variovorax sp. PBL-E5 encodes these proteins:
- a CDS encoding glycerophosphodiester phosphodiesterase, which yields MKDFLSRAALRRSAACCAPWLMAASLLAGCAASGRDAPYRLDLEAHRGGRALAPENTLTAFSNAVGIGVTTLELDIGLTADGVVVISHDMALNPDHTRDATGAFLKGKGPPIHALTLAQLQTYDVGRIDPASSYGKPFPNQVPHDGERIPTLASLFERMRALGANQVRFNIETKVDPTQPDLTAAPEPMVRALLAEIDKAGVASRVTIQSFDWRTLDLVGQWAPQLPRAYLTSARTVQDSRWTAGLRLEDAGSTPKLVRKAAGDGKGMVVWSPSFNDLSAPLVQEAHVLGLQVLPWTVDRRADMERLMDWDVDGIITDDPVLLREVMNDRRIALPAALGR from the coding sequence ATGAAGGATTTTCTTTCCCGCGCAGCACTGCGCCGCAGCGCGGCATGCTGCGCGCCCTGGCTGATGGCTGCATCGCTGCTCGCAGGCTGTGCGGCCTCGGGGCGCGACGCGCCCTATCGGCTCGACCTGGAAGCGCACCGCGGCGGCCGCGCGCTCGCACCCGAGAACACGCTGACCGCGTTCTCCAACGCGGTCGGCATCGGCGTCACCACGCTCGAACTCGACATCGGCCTCACGGCCGACGGCGTGGTCGTGATCTCGCACGACATGGCGCTCAACCCCGACCACACGCGCGATGCGACCGGCGCCTTCCTCAAGGGCAAAGGGCCGCCGATCCATGCGCTCACGCTGGCACAGCTGCAGACCTACGACGTCGGCCGCATCGATCCCGCGAGCAGCTACGGCAAGCCCTTCCCCAATCAGGTGCCGCACGATGGCGAACGCATCCCGACGCTGGCGTCGCTGTTCGAGCGCATGCGCGCACTCGGCGCGAACCAGGTCCGCTTCAATATCGAGACCAAGGTCGATCCCACACAGCCCGATTTGACCGCAGCGCCGGAGCCGATGGTGCGCGCCCTGCTGGCCGAGATCGACAAGGCGGGCGTGGCATCGCGTGTGACGATCCAGAGCTTCGACTGGCGCACACTCGATCTCGTCGGCCAATGGGCGCCGCAATTGCCGCGCGCCTACCTCACGAGCGCGCGAACCGTGCAGGACAGCCGCTGGACCGCGGGCCTGCGGCTCGAGGACGCGGGCTCGACGCCGAAGCTGGTCCGAAAGGCCGCCGGCGACGGCAAGGGCATGGTGGTCTGGTCGCCGTCGTTCAACGACCTCAGCGCACCGCTCGTGCAGGAAGCCCATGTGCTCGGCTTGCAGGTGCTGCCCTGGACGGTCGACCGCCGCGCCGACATGGAACGGCTGATGGACTGGGACGTGGACGGCATCATCACCGACGATCCCGTGCTGCTGCGCGAGGTGATGAACGATCGCCGCATCGCGCTGCCGGCCGCACTCGGCCGCTGA
- a CDS encoding ABC transporter ATP-binding protein, translating into MASVTFQNVQKSYGKTQIIERLGFEIADGEFVVLVGPSGCGKSTLLRMLAGLEDITGGEIRIDGRVVNELESKDRDIAMVFQSYALYPHMTVGENMGFSLRLRNAEKSVTEQRVADAAKILNLDQLLGRYPRELSGGQRQRVAMGRAIVRDPKVFLFDEPLSNLDAKLRVAMRAEIKALHQRLKTTTVYVTHDQIEAMTMADRIVVMHDGAVEQIGTPLELYDRPDNLFVAQFIGSPAMNVLEGVARRVEGRWRVEAQGALWPAPAGTTATDGQPVHYGVRPGDITLADAVHGVPARVIVVEPTGAETELLVEVGQAKLTLAVHGRVDAKPDQTVGLVIDSECVHLFDRQSGKRMA; encoded by the coding sequence ATGGCATCCGTCACTTTTCAGAACGTGCAGAAGTCCTATGGCAAGACGCAGATCATCGAGCGGCTCGGCTTCGAGATCGCCGATGGCGAGTTCGTGGTGCTGGTCGGTCCGTCGGGCTGCGGCAAGTCGACGCTGCTGCGCATGCTGGCCGGGCTGGAGGACATCACCGGCGGCGAGATCCGGATCGACGGCCGCGTGGTGAACGAGCTCGAATCGAAGGACCGCGACATCGCGATGGTGTTCCAGAGCTACGCGCTCTATCCGCACATGACGGTCGGCGAGAACATGGGCTTCAGCCTGCGGTTGCGCAATGCCGAGAAATCAGTCACCGAGCAGCGCGTGGCGGATGCGGCGAAGATCCTCAACCTCGACCAGCTGCTCGGTCGCTACCCGCGCGAGCTCTCGGGCGGACAGCGCCAGCGCGTGGCGATGGGGCGCGCGATCGTGCGCGATCCCAAGGTCTTCCTGTTCGACGAGCCCTTGTCCAATCTCGATGCCAAGCTGCGCGTCGCGATGCGCGCCGAGATCAAGGCGCTGCACCAGCGGCTCAAGACCACCACCGTGTATGTGACGCACGATCAGATCGAGGCGATGACGATGGCCGACCGCATCGTGGTGATGCACGACGGCGCGGTCGAGCAGATCGGCACGCCGCTCGAGCTCTATGACCGGCCCGACAACCTGTTCGTCGCCCAGTTCATCGGTTCGCCGGCGATGAACGTGCTGGAAGGCGTCGCGCGGCGTGTCGAAGGGCGCTGGCGTGTCGAGGCACAGGGCGCGCTATGGCCGGCGCCGGCCGGCACCACGGCGACGGACGGCCAGCCGGTGCACTACGGCGTGCGTCCCGGCGACATCACGTTGGCGGATGCGGTCCATGGCGTGCCGGCCAGGGTCATCGTGGTCGAGCCGACCGGTGCGGAGACCGAACTGCTTGTCGAGGTCGGGCAGGCCAAGCTCACGCTGGCCGTGCATGGGCGGGTCGATGCCAAGCCCGACCAGACGGTGGGCCTGGTGATCGACAGCGAATGCGTGCATCTGTTCGACCGGCAGAGCGGCAAGCGCATGGCCTGA
- a CDS encoding DEAD/DEAH box helicase, giving the protein MNFDELKLAPAILKAVHEQGYETPTPIQAQAIPAVLDGHDLLGGAQTGTGKTAAFTLPMLHKLSMARSATNKFGGTGIRALVLTPTRELAAQVEESIRTYGKYLQLSSTVIFGGVGMNPQISKLKSGIDILVATPGRLLDLQQQGMLDLSQVQMLVLDEADRMLDMGFIHDVKKILALVPKEKQSLLFSATFSDEIRDLAATLLKNPQSIQVTPRNTTVQRISQVIHPVGRGKKKALLAHIINEHDWSQVLVFTRTKFGANSVAEFLTKNGIEAMALHGNKSQSARTQALAGFKSGDIRALVATDIAARGIDIDELPHVVNYEIPNVSEDYVHRIGRTGRAGASGEAVSLVCLDEEGFMQEIERFTKQDIPVKVVEGFGPEEGERAEPIAMGRQTIWGGAGRPPSREVMQAAAKAARTEMLQRMRDNKAGQGERSGGGGGGNGSGGGQRRGGGNGQGQGAPAGRNAGGGGQGPRGQAPRSQAPARGPQGPARTPHHAQPHHHAQNHLPHEERQPRHHGNTHSPTQADAVAHLRAEAIAGGEGQPDPLRTSVDSLGAGRGRRGGGGGGGYGGNRSGGGGRSGGGRSGGGYGGGGGGGYGGGGGGGGGRSFGR; this is encoded by the coding sequence ATGAACTTTGATGAACTGAAGCTGGCTCCGGCCATCTTGAAAGCCGTGCACGAGCAAGGCTACGAAACTCCCACCCCCATTCAGGCCCAGGCCATTCCCGCAGTGCTCGACGGGCACGACCTGCTCGGCGGCGCCCAGACCGGCACCGGCAAGACGGCGGCCTTCACGCTGCCGATGCTGCACAAGCTCAGCATGGCCCGCAGCGCCACCAACAAGTTCGGCGGCACCGGCATCCGGGCCCTCGTGCTCACCCCCACGCGCGAACTCGCAGCGCAGGTCGAGGAATCGATCCGCACCTATGGCAAGTACCTGCAGCTGAGCTCCACCGTCATCTTCGGCGGCGTCGGCATGAACCCGCAGATCAGCAAGCTCAAGAGCGGCATCGACATCCTGGTCGCCACGCCCGGCCGCCTGCTCGACCTGCAGCAGCAAGGCATGCTCGACCTCTCGCAGGTGCAGATGCTGGTGCTCGACGAGGCCGACCGCATGCTCGACATGGGCTTCATCCACGACGTGAAGAAGATCCTCGCGCTGGTGCCGAAGGAAAAGCAGAGCCTGCTGTTCTCCGCCACCTTCAGCGACGAGATCCGCGACCTCGCCGCCACGCTGCTGAAGAACCCGCAGAGCATCCAGGTCACGCCGCGCAACACCACCGTGCAGCGCATCAGCCAGGTGATCCACCCGGTCGGCCGCGGCAAGAAGAAGGCGCTGCTCGCGCACATCATCAACGAGCACGACTGGAGCCAGGTGTTGGTGTTCACCCGCACCAAGTTCGGTGCCAACAGCGTGGCCGAATTCCTCACCAAGAACGGCATCGAGGCGATGGCGCTGCACGGCAACAAGAGCCAGAGCGCGCGCACCCAGGCGCTGGCCGGCTTCAAGAGCGGCGATATCCGCGCGCTGGTCGCCACCGACATCGCGGCGCGCGGCATCGACATCGACGAACTGCCGCACGTCGTCAACTACGAGATCCCGAACGTCAGCGAAGACTACGTTCACCGCATCGGCCGCACCGGCCGCGCGGGCGCGAGCGGCGAGGCCGTGAGCCTGGTCTGCCTCGACGAGGAAGGCTTCATGCAGGAGATCGAGCGCTTCACCAAGCAGGACATCCCGGTCAAGGTCGTCGAAGGCTTCGGCCCCGAGGAAGGCGAACGCGCCGAGCCCATCGCGATGGGCCGCCAGACCATCTGGGGCGGCGCCGGCCGTCCGCCGAGCCGCGAAGTCATGCAGGCCGCGGCCAAGGCTGCACGCACCGAGATGCTGCAGCGCATGCGCGACAACAAGGCTGGCCAGGGCGAACGCTCCGGCGGCGGCGGCGGTGGCAATGGCAGCGGCGGCGGTCAACGCCGCGGCGGCGGCAATGGCCAGGGCCAGGGTGCACCGGCCGGCCGCAACGCCGGCGGTGGCGGTCAAGGCCCGCGTGGCCAGGCGCCGCGCAGCCAGGCGCCGGCACGCGGCCCGCAGGGACCGGCGCGCACGCCGCATCACGCGCAGCCCCATCACCATGCGCAGAACCATCTGCCGCACGAAGAACGCCAGCCACGCCATCACGGTAACACCCACAGCCCGACGCAAGCCGATGCCGTTGCGCATCTGCGCGCCGAAGCGATCGCGGGTGGCGAAGGCCAGCCGGATCCGTTGCGCACCAGTGTCGACAGCCTGGGCGCTGGCCGGGGTCGCCGTGGCGGCGGCGGTGGTGGCGGCTACGGCGGCAATCGCTCCGGCGGTGGCGGCCGTTCGGGCGGCGGACGCTCGGGTGGCGGCTACGGCGGTGGCGGCGGTGGTGGTTACGGCGGCGGCGGTGGCGGCGGCGGTGGTCGCTCCTTCGGTCGCTGA
- a CDS encoding helix-turn-helix transcriptional regulator: MKTETTEDVLAGSVRHVVDAESLKTWVDGPLQAVLPHRAMLCGQSVAHSGGYAAIQLWSFGVPSTYLAAIECAGGNLRSPIQTRLMRSGEPEYFAVDHVVPEIDGAWLASFRSTGWRNLLGLAHFEGEGQELLLTTAAFYDVKPVPESHRHFLQRKVMPHVHAALSGLRRGAAEAADWAAVLKALTPAEHAITGWVLQGKTNKEIGRLLCKSAETVKRQLALLMRRVGVRNRTELAHLLSLVDAGVNKISTVRQFPRSGH, encoded by the coding sequence ATGAAAACCGAAACGACTGAGGACGTTCTGGCTGGCAGCGTCCGTCACGTTGTCGATGCCGAGTCGCTGAAGACATGGGTGGATGGGCCGCTCCAGGCCGTGCTGCCTCATCGGGCGATGCTGTGCGGTCAGTCGGTCGCCCATTCCGGAGGGTATGCTGCGATCCAGCTATGGAGCTTCGGCGTGCCTTCGACGTATCTGGCAGCGATCGAGTGTGCGGGCGGCAATCTGCGAAGTCCGATCCAGACGCGCCTGATGCGAAGTGGGGAACCTGAATATTTCGCCGTCGACCACGTCGTGCCCGAGATCGACGGTGCCTGGCTCGCCAGCTTCCGAAGCACGGGCTGGCGAAACTTGCTGGGGCTTGCGCACTTCGAAGGCGAAGGTCAGGAACTGCTTTTGACGACCGCGGCGTTTTACGACGTGAAGCCGGTCCCGGAATCGCATCGCCACTTCCTTCAGCGCAAGGTGATGCCGCATGTCCACGCTGCGTTGAGCGGCCTTCGTCGAGGCGCGGCGGAGGCGGCCGATTGGGCTGCTGTTCTGAAGGCACTGACACCTGCGGAGCACGCGATCACTGGCTGGGTGCTGCAAGGCAAGACCAACAAAGAGATCGGCCGGCTGCTCTGCAAGAGTGCCGAGACAGTCAAGCGCCAGTTGGCGCTTCTGATGCGAAGGGTGGGCGTGCGCAATCGAACGGAGCTCGCGCATCTTCTGTCATTGGTTGATGCCGGAGTTAACAAAATATCTACCGTGCGTCAATTTCCCCGATCGGGTCATTGA
- a CDS encoding P1 family peptidase, producing MSEQSSSPTSRASAGNDARRDAGAITDVAGIEVGHFSDTRRPTGCTVIIARDGAVGGVDVRGAAPGTRETDLLAPGNLVQQVHAVMLSGGSAWGLAAADGAMRWLEERGVGLDVRFGTLPIVPAAVLFDLPVGDARIRPDAAAGYAACKAASRTAPAEGNVGAGSGALVGKLFGLHRAMKGGIGSASVTVNGVTVGALIACNALGDVIDPDTAQVVAGARTEDGHALLDTRRALLRGDLPKPLLAGTNTTIGVIATDAALTKVQANRLATVAHDGLARAINPVHTMSDGDTLFALATGRVRLEGDAPGMTVLSTMAAEVVAIATVRAVRAARSVRIGESYFPCASDCPP from the coding sequence ATGTCCGAACAATCCAGCTCCCCGACCTCGCGCGCGAGCGCCGGCAACGACGCACGCCGCGATGCCGGCGCTATCACCGATGTCGCCGGCATCGAGGTCGGCCATTTCAGCGACACGCGCCGGCCGACCGGTTGCACCGTGATCATCGCGCGCGACGGCGCCGTGGGCGGCGTCGACGTGCGCGGCGCGGCGCCCGGCACGCGTGAGACCGACCTGCTCGCACCGGGCAACCTCGTGCAGCAGGTGCATGCCGTGATGCTGTCCGGCGGCAGCGCCTGGGGACTGGCCGCGGCCGACGGCGCGATGCGCTGGCTGGAAGAGCGCGGCGTCGGCCTCGACGTGCGCTTCGGCACGCTGCCGATCGTTCCTGCGGCCGTGCTCTTCGATCTGCCGGTCGGCGATGCGCGCATCCGGCCCGATGCGGCGGCCGGCTACGCGGCCTGCAAGGCGGCATCCCGCACGGCGCCGGCCGAGGGCAATGTCGGTGCCGGCAGCGGCGCGCTGGTGGGCAAGCTCTTCGGCCTGCATCGCGCGATGAAGGGCGGCATCGGCAGTGCATCGGTCACGGTGAACGGTGTCACGGTCGGGGCGCTGATCGCTTGCAATGCGCTCGGCGACGTCATCGATCCGGACACGGCCCAGGTCGTGGCCGGCGCGCGCACCGAGGATGGCCATGCCCTGCTCGACACGCGCCGTGCTCTCTTGCGCGGCGACCTGCCCAAGCCTCTCCTGGCCGGCACCAACACCACGATCGGCGTGATCGCGACCGATGCGGCGCTCACCAAGGTGCAGGCCAATCGCCTCGCGACCGTCGCGCACGACGGGCTGGCACGGGCCATCAACCCGGTCCACACCATGAGCGACGGCGACACGCTGTTCGCGCTCGCCACCGGCCGAGTGCGGCTCGAAGGCGATGCGCCGGGCATGACGGTGCTGAGCACGATGGCGGCCGAGGTGGTGGCGATCGCGACAGTGCGCGCGGTGCGGGCGGCGCGATCGGTGCGGATTGGGGAGAGCTACTTTCCCTGCGCATCCGATTGCCCGCCATAG
- a CDS encoding Cd(II)/Pb(II)-responsive transcriptional regulator, with translation MPVAKPPGAQGYRIGEAAARSGVTAANIRYYEREALIAPQARGDNSYRLYTDADVHRLRFIRLCRAMDMSLDEVRTLLGLDLRRKADCDTACVALDAHLGHVRERLRELRSLEKDLIALRDCCDGTDAHCHIIETLHARADRQPLAGAPRTRAARHV, from the coding sequence ATGCCAGTCGCAAAGCCGCCCGGCGCGCAGGGTTACCGCATCGGCGAGGCCGCCGCCCGCAGCGGCGTGACCGCGGCCAACATCCGCTATTACGAGAGGGAAGCGCTGATCGCGCCGCAGGCCCGCGGCGACAACAGCTACCGGCTCTACACCGATGCCGACGTGCACCGGCTGCGCTTCATTCGCCTCTGCCGCGCGATGGACATGTCGCTCGACGAAGTGCGCACGCTGCTCGGGCTCGATCTGCGCCGCAAGGCCGACTGCGATACGGCCTGCGTGGCGCTCGACGCCCATCTGGGCCATGTGCGCGAGCGGCTGCGCGAGCTGCGCTCGCTCGAGAAGGACCTCATCGCGCTGCGCGACTGCTGCGACGGCACCGACGCGCATTGCCACATCATCGAGACGCTGCACGCGCGCGCCGACCGGCAGCCGCTCGCAGGCGCGCCGCGCACGCGAGCCGCGCGCCACGTGTGA
- a CDS encoding TAXI family TRAP transporter solute-binding subunit, whose product MPRSIRLFLLTIRDLVASAGPIVFIAIGLLVAAYWWLDPQPPKRVTLATGPAGSAYAEFGKRYANALKANGIEVDLKPTDGSQDNLQLLRDGKADVAFVRGGSADPVKDEEAGLTSLGSLFYEPLWFFYRTDAARKIDRKTATLNSLTQLKDLRVNVDKPGSGVPDIMDRMFRANHMDPQALQLSNLEQTPATEALQAGLLDVVVLASAPQSPLVQRLLRAPDIQLMDFGQSDAYSRRFAFLQPVTLPRGVVDLAADLPPHDVSLLAATTSLLAREQTHPALRQLFAQAAQTLHGDAGWFNRARDFPNTRTSELPVSPEGDRAINGTPPFWQRYLPFWASNLIERMWLVLGGLLVLMLPLSRVVPPLYQFRVRRRVFRWYARLRDVEHKLDAHEGDRTSLLKELDHLDHVVNRVVVPLSYAEELYALRNNIHTVRKRVAAAFSQTNPDPDELSSKTGPRIAALKDTN is encoded by the coding sequence ATGCCCCGATCCATCCGCCTCTTCCTCCTCACGATCCGCGACCTGGTCGCCTCCGCCGGGCCGATCGTGTTCATCGCCATCGGGCTGCTGGTCGCAGCCTACTGGTGGCTGGACCCGCAGCCGCCCAAGCGCGTGACGCTCGCGACCGGGCCAGCGGGTAGCGCCTATGCGGAGTTCGGCAAGCGCTATGCGAACGCGCTCAAGGCGAACGGGATCGAGGTGGATCTGAAACCCACGGACGGCTCGCAGGACAACCTGCAGCTGCTGCGCGACGGCAAGGCCGACGTCGCCTTCGTGCGCGGCGGCAGCGCCGATCCGGTGAAGGACGAGGAGGCCGGCCTGACATCGCTCGGCAGCCTGTTCTACGAGCCGCTCTGGTTCTTCTATCGCACCGATGCGGCACGCAAGATCGATCGCAAGACCGCAACGCTGAACTCGCTCACGCAGCTCAAGGATCTGCGCGTCAACGTCGACAAGCCCGGCAGCGGCGTGCCGGACATCATGGATCGGATGTTCCGTGCCAACCACATGGACCCGCAGGCGCTGCAGCTGTCCAACCTCGAACAGACGCCGGCCACCGAAGCGCTGCAGGCCGGCCTGCTCGACGTGGTGGTGCTCGCCTCGGCGCCGCAGTCGCCGCTGGTGCAACGCCTGCTGCGTGCGCCCGACATCCAGCTGATGGATTTCGGCCAGAGCGATGCCTATTCACGCCGCTTCGCCTTCCTGCAGCCGGTGACGCTGCCGCGCGGCGTGGTCGATCTGGCGGCCGACCTGCCGCCGCACGACGTGTCGCTGCTGGCCGCGACGACCTCCCTGCTCGCGCGCGAACAGACCCATCCCGCGCTGCGCCAGCTGTTCGCGCAGGCCGCGCAGACGCTGCACGGCGATGCCGGCTGGTTCAATCGCGCACGCGACTTTCCCAACACCCGCACCAGCGAGCTGCCGGTCAGCCCCGAGGGCGATCGGGCCATCAACGGCACGCCGCCCTTCTGGCAGCGCTACCTGCCCTTCTGGGCCAGCAACCTGATCGAACGCATGTGGCTGGTGCTCGGCGGCTTGCTGGTCCTGATGCTGCCGCTGAGCCGCGTGGTGCCGCCGCTCTACCAGTTCCGCGTGCGCCGGCGCGTGTTCCGCTGGTATGCGCGGCTGCGCGACGTGGAGCACAAGCTCGATGCGCACGAGGGCGACCGCACATCGCTGCTCAAGGAACTCGACCACCTGGACCACGTGGTCAACAGGGTCGTCGTGCCGCTCTCGTATGCCGAGGAGCTTTACGCTTTGCGCAACAACATCCACACGGTCCGCAAGCGCGTCGCGGCAGCCTTCTCGCAAACGAATCCGGATCCTGACGAGCTCTCTTCCAAAACGGGCCCCCGCATCGCGGCGCTCAAGGACACGAATTGA
- the ettA gene encoding energy-dependent translational throttle protein EttA, which yields MAQYVYTMNKVSKTVPPKRQILKDISLSFFPGAKIGVLGLNGSGKSSLLKIMAGIDKEIEGEALPMPGLTIGYLEQEPKLNPDHTVRQSVEEAMGAVYAAKARLEEVYVAYGAEDADFDALAAEQAELEAIIATAGTDSEHQLEIAADALRLPPWDANIGVLSGGEKRRVALCRLLLSKPDMLLLDEPTNHLDAESVEWLEVFLQRFPGTVVAITHDRYFLDNAAEWILELDRGRGIPWKGNYSTWLEQKGERLAQEQKSEEAHAKALKKELEWSRQNPKARQAKSKSRLARFEELSDFEYQRRNETQEIFIPVAERLGNQVFEFKNVSKSFGDRLLIDNLSFEVPAGAIVGIIGPNGAGKSTLFKLIAGKEKPDSGEVVVGQTVKMAFVDQNRDALENDKTVWQDISNGLDIINVGKFQMASRAYAGRFNFNGADQQKKVGTLSGGERGRLHLAKTLIAGGNVLMLDEPSNDLDVETLRALEDALLEFAGSVLVISHDRWFLDRIATHILAAEGDSQWIFFNGNYQEYEADKKKRLGEEGAKPHRMRFKALK from the coding sequence ATGGCCCAGTACGTCTACACCATGAACAAGGTCAGCAAGACCGTGCCCCCCAAGCGGCAGATCTTGAAGGACATTTCGCTGTCGTTTTTCCCCGGTGCCAAGATCGGCGTGCTCGGCCTGAACGGCTCGGGCAAGTCGTCGCTGCTCAAGATCATGGCGGGCATCGACAAGGAAATCGAAGGCGAGGCGCTGCCGATGCCCGGTCTCACCATCGGCTACCTCGAACAGGAGCCCAAGCTCAACCCGGATCACACCGTGCGCCAGTCGGTGGAAGAGGCGATGGGCGCCGTCTATGCGGCCAAGGCGCGCCTCGAGGAGGTGTACGTGGCCTACGGCGCCGAGGATGCCGACTTCGACGCGCTCGCGGCCGAACAGGCCGAGCTCGAAGCCATCATCGCGACCGCCGGCACCGACTCCGAGCACCAGCTCGAGATCGCGGCCGACGCGCTGCGCCTGCCGCCCTGGGACGCCAACATCGGCGTGCTGTCGGGCGGTGAAAAGCGCCGCGTCGCGCTGTGCCGCCTCTTGCTGAGCAAGCCCGACATGCTGCTGCTCGACGAGCCGACCAACCACCTGGACGCCGAATCGGTGGAGTGGCTCGAAGTCTTCCTGCAGCGCTTTCCGGGCACCGTGGTGGCCATCACCCACGACCGCTACTTCCTCGACAACGCGGCCGAATGGATTCTCGAACTCGACCGCGGCCGCGGCATTCCCTGGAAGGGCAACTACAGCACCTGGCTCGAGCAGAAGGGCGAACGCCTGGCGCAGGAGCAGAAGAGCGAGGAAGCCCACGCCAAGGCCCTGAAGAAGGAACTCGAATGGTCGCGCCAGAACCCGAAGGCGCGCCAGGCCAAGAGCAAATCGCGCCTGGCCCGCTTCGAGGAACTGAGCGACTTCGAATACCAGCGGCGCAACGAGACGCAGGAGATCTTCATCCCCGTGGCGGAGCGGTTGGGCAACCAGGTGTTCGAGTTCAAGAACGTCAGCAAGTCATTTGGCGACCGACTCCTGATCGACAACCTCAGCTTCGAAGTGCCCGCGGGCGCGATCGTCGGCATCATCGGACCGAACGGCGCCGGCAAGTCGACGCTGTTCAAGCTGATCGCCGGCAAGGAAAAGCCGGACAGCGGCGAGGTGGTGGTCGGCCAGACGGTCAAGATGGCTTTCGTCGACCAGAACCGCGACGCGCTCGAGAACGACAAGACGGTGTGGCAGGACATCTCGAACGGCCTCGACATCATCAACGTCGGCAAGTTCCAGATGGCGAGCCGGGCCTATGCAGGTCGCTTCAACTTCAACGGCGCGGACCAGCAGAAGAAGGTGGGCACGCTGTCGGGCGGCGAACGCGGCCGCCTGCATCTGGCCAAGACGTTGATCGCGGGCGGCAATGTGTTGATGCTCGACGAGCCGTCGAACGACCTGGACGTCGAGACGCTGCGCGCGCTCGAAGACGCGCTGCTCGAATTCGCGGGCTCGGTGCTCGTGATCAGCCATGACCGCTGGTTCCTCGACCGCATCGCCACGCACATCCTGGCGGCCGAAGGCGACAGCCAATGGATCTTCTTCAACGGCAACTACCAGGAGTACGAGGCCGACAAGAAGAAGCGGCTGGGCGAAGAGGGCGCGAAGCCGCATCGCATGCGCTTCAAGGCCTTGAAGTAG
- a CDS encoding cation transporter — protein sequence MSANCHHDGCHDHEHLSAADTPRYRRVLWIALALNAAMFAIEIGGGFRSGSVSLLADAIDFFGDAANYGVTLAVLSAGLAWRARAAVLKGGTMLLFGLFVAGRTIWSVMHGVSPEPLTMGVIGTVALAVNLGVAVLLYAFREGDANMRSVWLCSRNDAIGNVAVMIAALGVFGTGTAWPDLAVAAVMGALAVSGGASVLRQARGELGLAQGGDSRSRV from the coding sequence ATGTCTGCAAACTGCCATCACGACGGTTGTCATGACCACGAACACCTGTCGGCCGCCGACACGCCACGCTACCGCCGCGTGCTGTGGATCGCGCTGGCGCTCAACGCCGCCATGTTCGCGATCGAGATCGGCGGCGGTTTCCGCTCCGGCTCGGTCTCGCTGCTGGCCGACGCGATCGACTTCTTCGGCGATGCCGCGAACTACGGCGTGACGCTCGCGGTGTTATCGGCCGGCCTCGCGTGGCGCGCCCGCGCGGCCGTGCTCAAGGGCGGCACCATGCTGCTCTTCGGCCTCTTCGTGGCGGGTCGGACGATCTGGTCGGTGATGCATGGCGTGTCGCCCGAACCGCTGACCATGGGCGTGATCGGCACCGTGGCGCTGGCGGTGAATCTGGGCGTCGCCGTGCTGCTCTACGCCTTTCGCGAAGGCGACGCCAACATGCGCAGCGTCTGGCTGTGCTCGCGCAACGACGCGATCGGCAATGTCGCGGTGATGATCGCCGCGCTGGGCGTCTTCGGCACCGGCACCGCATGGCCCGATCTCGCGGTGGCCGCGGTGATGGGCGCGCTGGCGGTCAGCGGCGGCGCGTCGGTGCTGCGGCAGGCGCGCGGCGAGCTCGGCCTTGCGCAGGGCGGCGACAGCCGAAGCCGCGTGTAA